The Anopheles coluzzii chromosome 2, AcolN3, whole genome shotgun sequence genome window below encodes:
- the LOC120948845 gene encoding uncharacterized protein LOC120948845 isoform X1: protein MRTVGGTVAGKHTDTKNHTMVHSGAIVPHYLLRPSSSAAVAAAARVATVLLDHQSSSSPSITTSARLLQSVKPCVHLPSTVPPQPSERALVAASRLLSSSCLSPNVWLSQPKSMSILIILKGGQSTQRYSREEATRKKGRLIYEAHSPYRSAAPVRKVPSTSKIDRRQQNYWCTRLLEGPNEVVKRTAVSLY from the exons ATGAGGACAGTGGGAGGAACTGTAGCGGGAAAACATACTGATACAAAG AACCACACAATGGTGCACAGTGGTGCGATAGTACCGCACTATCTGCTGCGACCATCATCTTCTGCCGCTGTCGCCGCTGCTGCACGCGTTGCCACCGTACTGCTGGACCatcagagcagcagcagtccgtCGATAACAACATCCGCTAGGCTACTACAGTCTGTAAAACCGTGCGTGCATTTGCCGTCAACCGTACCGCCGCAGCCTTCTGAGCGAGCGCTGGTTGCTGCGTCCCGATTGCTATCGTCATCGTGTTTGTCGCCCAACGTGTGGCTGTCGCAGCCAAAGTCTATGTCAATTTTAATCATCCTGAAAGGAGGACAGTCGACACAGCGATACAGCAGAGAAGAAGCCACCCGGAAGAAGGGTAGACTCATTTACGAAGCCCACAGTCCCTATcgatcagcagcaccagtgCGAAAGGTACCGTCAACGTCGAAGATCGATCGTAGGCAGCAGAACTATTGGTGCACCAGGCTATTGGAAGGCCCGAATGAGGTAGTAAAGCGCACCGCTGTCTCGTTGTACTAG
- the LOC120951625 gene encoding H/ACA ribonucleoprotein complex subunit 3, whose product MYLMYDLNENGERVYTLKKNNAEGKPTQSAHPARFSPEDKYSRYRIIIKKRFGLLLTQKPEPVY is encoded by the exons ATGTATCTAATGTAcgatttaaatgaaaatggcGAAAGGGTTTACACCCTGAAG AAAAACAACGCAGAAGGCAAGCCGACCCAATCAGCACATCCGGCGAGATTTTCTCCAGAGGACAAGTACTCTCGCTACCGTATCATCATCAAGAAGCGTTTTGGATTGCTGCTGACGCAGAAGCCCGAGCCCGTGTACTGA
- the LOC120951605 gene encoding craniofacial development protein 1: MNQEDYPSDSDASDEDFRPDKEDVETGSELDSNDEEQEECGEQLEGKSSNGGGAKRKRKSDPTSRKKTKANEKEVKAHQKAHRSDEEKDEELDEEEEKRRTDALWADFLGGGGSSATSSSTSSTQQANGATSTRTSKPSVEVKKPVTEVKSSPRPKVPEKEKPTVAQLFEFAGEQIVLTEEGGSKILASAESEKSATVSTRPAAPKSIIPSRSSSGGLGAVLNQLSKKNQLSTLEKTKLDWTSFKRQEGIEEELQTHNKGKEGFLERRDFLERTDLRQFEIEKSFRQTKRSNR, from the coding sequence ATGAACCAGGAGGATTACCCGAGCGACAGTGATGCCAGCGATGAAGACTTCCGCCCGGACAAAGAGGATGTAGAAACCGGAAGCGAGTTAGATTCGAACGACGAGGAACAGGAAGAGTGCGGTGAGCAATTGGAAGGCAAATCGTCCAACGGAGGTGGTGCAAAGCGCAAGCGAAAATCAGATCCAACCAGCAGAAAAAAGACAAAGGCAAATGAGAAGGAGGTGAAAGCTCACCAGAAAGCTCACCGATCGGATGAAGAAAAGGACGAAGAGTTAGATGAGGAGGAAGAGAAGCGAAGGACCGATGCGTTGTGGGCGGATTTTCTAGGCGGTGGTGGCAGTAGTGCGACCAGCTctagcaccagcagcacccaGCAAGCCAACGGTGCCACTTCCACCCGCACCAGCAAACCGAGCGTGGAGGTGAAAAAGCCCGTTACGGAGGTTAAATCCTCACCCAGGCCAAAGGTGCCCGAGAAGGAAAAACCAACTGTAGCACAGCTGTTTGAATTTGCCGGTGAACAGATCGTGCTGACCGAAGAGGGAGGCAGTAAGATTTTAGCTAGTGCCGAGAGTGAAAAGTCCGCTACGGTGTCCACACGACCGGCGGCACCGAAATCGATCATTCCTTCGCGCAGTTCCTCCGGCGGATTGGGGGCAGTATTAAATCAACTCAGTAAGAAAAACCAGCTGAGCACGCTGGAGAAAACGAAGCTCGATTGGACGAGCTTCAAGCGGCAGGAGGGCATCGAGGAGGAGCTGCAAACGCACAACAAAGGCAAGGAAGGGTTTCTGGAGCGGCGCGATTTCCTGGAGCGTACCGATTTGCGTCAGTTCGAGATAGAGAAATCGTTCCGGCAAACGAAGCGAAGTAATCGATAA
- the LOC120950699 gene encoding cysteine dioxygenase type 1: MTSLAVMELNNNCGGDENRNEDCEKYLRELTKTFTGIDKPLKNARKCETLTDLIGELRKTFDSDHVNIEYVNHLMLSYQSNPAEWRKFAKFDRYRYTRNLVDAGNGKYNLMILCWNEGHASAIHDHADSHCFMKMLKGQLMETRYAWPKDATVTEDSKADIGSGQPAGEEVEYNGDELEELSRSTLETNGVCYINDTLGLHRVENPSHTDVAVSLHLYCPPFDVCSIFNKQNGKRTKCKVTFWSKFGKRESSNVN; the protein is encoded by the exons atgACGTCGCTGGCGGTAATGGAGCTAAACAACAACTGTGGCGGCGATGAGAACCGGAACGAAGATTGCGAAAAGTATCTACGCGAGCTGACGAAAACCTTCACCGGCATCGACAAACCGCTCAAGAACGCAAGGAAGTGTGAAACGTTGACCGATTTGATCGGCGAGCTGCGCAAAACGTTCGACTCGGACCACGTCAACATCGAGTACGTGAACCATCTGATGCTGAGCTACCAGTCGAACCCGGCCGAGTGGCGCAAGTTTGCCAAATTCGACCGATACCG CtacacccgaaatctggtaGATGCCGGTAATGGCAAGTACAACCTGATGATTCTCTGCTGGAACGAAGGGCACGCATCGGCCATCCACGATCATGCCGATTCGCATTGCTTCATGAAGATGCTCAAGGGCCAGCTGATGGAGACGCGCTATGCCTGGCCGAAGGATGCGACGGTCACGGAGGACAGCAAGGCGGACATTGGTAGCGGTCAGCCGGCTGGCGAAGAGGTGGAATACAATGGGGACGAGCTGGAGGAGCTTTCGCGCAGCACGCTGGAAACGAATGGCGTGTGCTACATTAACGATACGCTCGGGCTTCACCGGGTCGAAAATCCGAGCCACACCGATGTGGCCGTCTCGCTGCATCTGTACTGCCCCCCGTTCGATGTGTGCTCCAtctttaacaaacaaaatggcaAGCGCACCAAGTGTAAGGTCACCTTCTGGAGCAAGTTCGGCAAACGAGAATCCTCT AATGTGAACTAG
- the LOC120948845 gene encoding transmembrane protein 170B isoform X2 has protein sequence MMYYGKDSSGGGISELDTIANVIGLKGVGTSSLRTFVEMWYHIFLWALFSSIFVHTCAAVIAFVTLRKHKFGRFFSIFIFVMGVLSPATGGVVNSTVIAFVHRASNFQMSPIAAMIWGVGQTIVSACFGFTRILATL, from the coding sequence ATGATGTACTATGGCAAGGACAGCAGTGGCGGTGGTATCTCGGAGCTGGACACGATAGCGAATGTGATCGGTCTGAAGGGTGTCGGTACGTCGTCGCTGCGCACGTTCGTCGAGATGTGGTACCACATCTTTCTGTGGGCCCTCTTCTCGTCCATCTTCGTGCACACGTGCGCGGCGGTCATCGCGTTCGTGACGCTGCGCAAGCACAAGTTCGGGCGCTTCTTTTCCATCTTCATCTTCGTGATGGGCGTCCTGTCGCCGGCGACCGGTGGCGTCGTCAACAGTACCGTCATTGCCTTTGTACACCGAGCCTCCAACTTTCAGATGTCGCCGATCGCGGCCATGATCTGGGGCGTCGGGCAGACCATCGTGTCCGCCTGCTTCGGGTTTACGCGCATCCTGGCCACACTGTAA
- the LOC120951623 gene encoding transmembrane protein 223 — protein MILRLLSSLNSHLGKPTSILATLGSRYPSCGSVIRSTVQRGQSTQAPANRVYDVNTKVPKDVMLFKYENPRFFKVLNIFAVSQFLFWGYLCHFSYTTLKDAPVQEDGKEDLPWYKRVNLGENKYRNGIAIMCFFIGYGVLFASWMFTLRSVRYLVLRKGGDKVSVVTYAPFGTNRIMDVPLKYVSAQESREAARVTVPVKIKNRALFYMLDMRGEFTNTKLYDYTVGLSRKLK, from the exons ATGATTTTACGGTTGCTGTCTTCGCTCAATAGTCACCTGGGTAAGCCTACTTCGATTCTAGCTACTCTAGGATCCCGTTACCCGTCCTGCGGGAGTGTGATCCGTTCGACCGTACAGCGGGGGCAGTCGACCCAAGCACCGGCAAACCGCGTGTACGATGTGAACACCAAAGTTCCCAAGGATGTGATGCTGTTTAAGTACGAAAATCCGCGCTTCTTCAAAGTGTTGAACATCTTTGCCGTGTCGCAATTTCTGTTCTGGGGCTATCTGTGCCACTTTTCCTACACCACGCTGAAGGATGCCCCCGTGCAGGAAGATGGCAAAGAGGACCTACCATGGTACAAGCGGGTAAATTTGGGAGAAAATAAATACCGCAATGGCATAGCGATAATGTGCTTCTTCATAG GATACGGAGTGCTGTTCGCTTCGTGGATGTTCACGTTGCGATCCGTACGCTATTTGGTGTTGCGCAAAGGTGGCGATAAGGTGAGCGTCGTTACATATGCTCCGTTCGGGACCAACCGAATCATGGACGTGCCGCTGAAGTACGTTTCCGCGCAGGAGTCTCGCGAGGCAGCACGTGTCACGGTACCGGTGAAGATCAAGAACAGGGCACTGTTTTACATGCTGGATATGCGGGGCGAGTTTACCAACACGAAGCTGTACGATTATACGGTCGGTTTGAGCCGAAAGCTGAAGTAA